In Bombus vancouverensis nearcticus chromosome 12, iyBomVanc1_principal, whole genome shotgun sequence, the genomic stretch TACCCATCTAATTCGCGCAACGCCTGATCCAATTCGACTTTATCTTTGTCGTCTTTGCTTCGCACTTCGAGGAGACAAGTTAGAACTTCAGAATGCGCAGCAGAATTATTCGAGTGGTGCTTTAAGAATGTTTCTAATTCTCCCCACAGCAGCCTGTAGTGTTCTTCCCTGCGTACACCACCTTTCCCACCACGGCCACCTCCTATACTTGGTAGTGGTAAGGTTTCGTGTTTTGCTTCTAATTGCAATAAACTGAAGATCACCTGTTTGCACTGTACAACCTCCTCTGCAGTAAGTTCTTCCTTTACCATTAAATCTGGCAATGGATCTATTAACTATAATTCACATGAATACTATTACATACTGAAGTTGTACTAGGATTTATCaactaaattttatttgaaatatgtaccTGTTTCAGATTGAACATAAGTGTACTAGAAATAGTAATTGGCCAATATTTCGTATGTCGTTCTAATCTAGATCTCATCTTTTCTGCTGGACCTTCGGTATTACAGTTTGTACTTCTTTTTAAAGGCACCAATACATTATTTCGCATCAATCTTCCAAAATCCTATCACAAATAATATATCAATTATAGAAAGATATCCTGGAGAAATGAAGATTTTTTTCAAAGGAAATGTTTAGAATGTATATATTTACAGTTATTCTGTAATCAGTGACACGGCCACCACAGCCTTCGCTAATAGAAGGTGGATCTTCTAATACGCTTCTAGCAGTTGATAATGTATGTATAAAAATTTCTCCACCATGTGCAGCGAGTAAATGAGAAATAGTTTTTCCACCACTCTTCCTGGCCATTTCCAACATTACTGATCTACCATTCAGCAAAAAGTTGATCAAACAAGAGGAAGGTCTACTATTTACATCTACAGGTGTGATTCTATGCATGGCTGTGCAGTTTTGCATTTCTGCTGCACTGCACCCTCGTGGTGTGCACCACTTCAAAGTTACTGTTTCATATTCTGATCCTTCTTCGAATCTTCTAAATGTTTTAATTAAAGCAGAATCTTGTGGATTTCCTATAAAGATATTCGTGTAATGTTTTCATGCATATATCatattgaataatttatattttacagttAATAGTTACAACCTTTTAAAATTGCTGAATGGGCAGCTGAAGAATGAAATATCTCGACGTCATAATTTGCAGAAGAACTAGCATTCTGTTCTTCTTTCATTGGTATACCGGTTACTGTTGTACTAGCTAAATCATAGTGAGATAAAATTAAGTGAGACAATTTTGAATGTAATGCGGGTGCCTTGATAGAATGTACTTCTACTGTTAACATAGGCGAAAcctaaaacaaaattttttttgaataattctattcatatacaattaaaaatttacatatgaatggtgaaataaataaaatacctcTCTTGGTCCCTGACTAGTAACTTGTGACTCAATATTATTAGGGAAGATGTTCAGTATAACTAAATGGCAATAATCTACTGGTATTAAACTGAAACACAGCAATcatgttataaaattatacatatacacaatGCTATGTATTATTGATTTAGATACTAACTGATCTGAAGCTAAAGCAGATTTATTTTCTTGCGTTAACtcattcaaaaatatattttccaagtTTTTCATGTTGCTATTATCTCGTGCACTAGTAATACATATCACTCTTCCTCTATTAACAAGCGTACTAGTATTCTCATTTAATGATGTTCTCTTGTCATGTTGAATTTCTGAGCATTCGTTAAGCGTTTCAATCGCTACTCTCAAACCATGTATAACTGAATAATCTTCTCCAGGTTTTGGCATCTTCGTTGGTATTCCTAGAATGGCTGTACCATTCATTATCTGTAATCATAACGATCATAATTAGACATATTActtttaaatacaaatacatTACACATTCAATATTACTTACATGATTTAAATTTTGTTGCGATGGACTCCATGAGTTCAATACATATGCTGCACGATCGGTTACAACAAATCTTATCTGTAAAGgataaaaaatcaaaatatacaGATTTTACTTgacaataataattaaataaactaatataCCAATTTTCCAGTTGGGAAGAGATCCCACACTATTCTACAATATTCAAGTGAAGCTTCTACACTGCTGGTCCATAGAGATTTACAAACAGGTGCCAAAGGAATTAAGTTTTGACCGCGACTCTTTAGAAAATCAAATTCTATTGGAGCTTCAGTAGATATACCAAAATATGGCGTGTGATCCAAAACAAAAATAGTTTTATGATTTGCCGGATACATTCTTCTACAACATTTTAATAAACTGCTTTTTTCACATACAACGCGTGACACTTCGTTAGATATACATTTATAGAAAGGGGATAATGCCTCGAGAATATACCATATTATAGGTTAGAGTACAAAATATTCTAAAGATGTTAAAATTAcatgtttttattatcataAGAACATAATAGAGtaattacataatatatatatatatctaaagaactttataatcatattgcaacactataattatttttatttattttatttaaaaagacattgttttataaatacaaatacaacATAATTGTTTTCGCAGAATACAAATTAATCGTGTACactatttagaaaataaaatattatacagttTATGGGTTAAATgaatagctttggtaaattgctgtagtattataacaaattttatttgtaaaattcgTCTTGTAATGTATTAACATTTAAAATTTCCCGGTGAAGCTCAATGCATTTCCGTTTTATTCTCTCTTCAATTACAATTccatatatttatgaaaaattcaaatgCTACTTTTTTCAGACAGTTGACTTAGAATATAAAATtatcttataatttttataataatatggaaTACTATGTGAGAAAAAGTAAATCTTTTCTCCCCTTCTTTTCTCTTAACAGGAATTAAAGCATTTAACTTCCTTTCCAACTGGAAGTCTCCTAGTGGCATTGATAGCGTGAGTATattgaaatctttttctttatttatagcGTTTATTTTATGTGAAgtataaaaaattgttagttaaatagtaaaaattgtatagggattaaatttcatgtaaaaatttatattagtaaCAAGTGGttacaataaatttatattataacctTGTGGGCTGATACACGTGGAGTAtcattcaaataaatttttaataatatttacattttctaGTGTTATAAATTTTCgttttttgttaaaatttctataTTCAAATAGcacattaatttaatatattaatatattaatttaatatattacacaaataatttatttcacatTATGAAATAAGGTTATGTATAAATAGATAGtaggaaaataaatgaagaacgtcattaataattatttgtttagaTCAATTCAATAATAGTGTATATTAAATTAGGTTAACAATGTATATGTTTAGGTTACTCGTAATTCAACCACAACGTTAAGATGTCAGGAGGTTTAGACGTATTGTCTCTTAAAGAGGATGATGTTACTAAAATGTTAGCTG encodes the following:
- the asun gene encoding integrator complex subunit 13 asun, which codes for MYPANHKTIFVLDHTPYFGISTEAPIEFDFLKSRGQNLIPLAPVCKSLWTSSVEASLEYCRIVWDLFPTGKLIRFVVTDRAAYVLNSWSPSQQNLNHIMNGTAILGIPTKMPKPGEDYSVIHGLRVAIETLNECSEIQHDKRTSLNENTSTLVNRGRVICITSARDNSNMKNLENIFLNELTQENKSALASDHLIPVDYCHLVILNIFPNNIESQVTSQGPREVSPMLTVEVHSIKAPALHSKLSHLILSHYDLASTTVTGIPMKEEQNASSSANYDVEIFHSSAAHSAILKGNPQDSALIKTFRRFEEGSEYETVTLKWCTPRGCSAAEMQNCTAMHRITPVDVNSRPSSCLINFLLNGRSVMLEMARKSGGKTISHLLAAHGGEIFIHTLSTARSVLEDPPSISEGCGGRVTDYRITDFGRLMRNNVLVPLKRSTNCNTEGPAEKMRSRLERHTKYWPITISSTLMFNLKQLIDPLPDLMVKEELTAEEVVQCKQVIFSLLQLEAKHETLPLPSIGGGRGGKGGVRREEHYRLLWGELETFLKHHSNNSAAHSEVLTCLLEVRSKDDKDKVELDQALRELDGFGKEDVTARASVIRATTDSPMSPPASTSMSLGKQLHKGSLHAPKSLLDIWLQRSGPKEKKPDFHGRVNSDGPKAKLYPNLKETGREPREPILEG